CGAACACCGTGGTGGGCTTCGAGCCGGTGCGGATGCTCGTGAGCCCCGACGACGCCGCCGCCGCTCGCGAGCTGCTCGACCCCCGCGTGCAGCTGGACCCGGTGGGACTCGACGACTCGTGGCTGCGCGACTCCGGGCCGACGTTCGTCCGCGGAGCCTCCGGGCTCGAGGCGGTGGACTGGACGTTCAACGGCTGGGGCGCGCAGTGCTGGGCCGTCTGGGACCAGGACGCGCTCGCGGCCCGGCACGTGGCACAGCTGGCCGGGGTGCCCGTGACGTCGTCGTCCCTGGTGCAGGAGGGCGGTGGCCTCCACGTGGACGGCGAGGGCACCGTGCTGCTCACCGACACCGTGCAGCTCGACCCGCACCGCAACCCCGAGTGGACCCGCGAGCAGGTCGAGGCCGAGGTCCACGCCCAGCTGGGCACGTCGAAGGCCATCTGGCTGCCCCGCGGCCTCACCGCCGACTACGGGGAGTTCGGCACCCGCGGGCACGTCGACATCGTCGCCGCGTTCACCGCCCCCGGGCAGGTGCTCGTGCACACCCAGACCGACACGGGCCACCCCGACCACGAGGTCTCCACCGAAGTGCTCGAGCTGCTGCGCGCCGCCACCGACGCCCGCGGACGCCGCCTGCAGGTCACCGAGCTGCTCGCGCCCCGGACCACCGAGGTGGACGGAGAGCTGGTCGACTTCTCCTACGTCAACCACTACGTCGCCAACGGCGTCGTCGTGCTCTGCGGCTTCGCCGACGAGCGCGACGCGGCTGCGGCGCGCGTGCTGGCCGAGGCCTACCCGGGGCGGGAGGTGGTGCTCGTGGACGCCCGCGACATCTTCGCCTTCGGCGGCGGCATCCACTGCATCACCCAGCAGCAGCCGGCCTGACGGACCGGTCGAGGAGGCTCCCGTGGCGCGTCCGACCTCGCCGCTGCTCTCCCGCGGCGCCATCCTCGCGGCCGCGCTCGACCTGGTGGACGCTGATGGCGACTTCACCATGCCGCGCCTGGCCCGGTCGCTCGGGGTGAGCGCGTCCTCGCTGTACCACCACGTGCCGGGCGGGCGCTCCGACGTCGTCGAGGGTCTGCGCAACCTCGTCTGCGCGGGGCGGATGCCCACCCAGCGCACCGGCAGCGAGGACTGGCGCGCCTTCGCCGAGCGCTGGGCCCGCGGCTACCGCGGGGCGATGGCGGCGCACCCGCACGTCGTCCCGCTCCTCACCGCCCAGACCGTCAGCGACCCCGAGGTCCTCAGCAGCTACGAAGCGCTGGTCGACGTGCTGGTGCAGGACGGCTTCGACGACGCCACCGCCCTGCACGTGGTGGCCGCCCTCGACTGCTTCGTGCTCGGCTCCGCCCTCGACGCGGGGGCGCCCGCACAGGTCTGGGACGACGACGCCGAGCACCGCCCGCGCCTGTCCCGCGCCGTGGACGCCGCGCGGGCCCAGCCCGGGGACCGCTCCGCGGCGACGTTCGAGCTGGGCCTGACCAGCCTGCTCAGCGGCCTGGAGCTGGTGCGGGGCCAGGACCCCGTGCGGCGCTGAGAGGACGCCGCCCCCGCTGCCGCCGGCTGTTGGACGGCTGCGGAGGCGACGCCTGACCGCACTGCGGACGGGGGATCCGTCGTGCGGCCAGCCTCAGAGCTGACGACGCCGACTCCCCCTGGGGGGGCAGGGGTGCCGACGCCGTCAGGTCAGAGCCTCTCCCGGCGGAGACCGGAGCGGCACCGACACCCGTCGGACGTTCCGCGGGTGTCTGACCGCCACGTGTCGGGCACGGTCACGGCGCGGAGCGCGGCACCGGCAAGCAGGCCGACGACCGGCCCTGACCTGCGTCGGGAGCGGTCAGGACGGTGGAGTGCCGGAGCCGCCACCGCAGCCAGGCGACGCCGAGGCGCGCGCGCCCGTAGCCGACCAGCGGGTCGTAACCGAGAGCGGCCACCACGTCCTGCAGCCGCTGGTGCATCGTGCTGTGGTGCACGTAGGCGAGGCGGGCCGCGTGCCGGACCGACACCGCCTGCACCAGGGCGTCCAGAGTGGCCGCCCCCCACGACAGCGCCGCCAGGGGCTCCAGGCGGTCCACGTCCGAGCGGGCGGCGTCGTCCGGCAGGTCCACCAGGAGGTCGACCAGCCCCCCGTAGTGCTCCGCCCTGGAGGTCCCCCCGCAGTCGGGGTCCCACAGCCGCAGGGCCGTCACGGCCGCCAGGAGGGCCCGTGGGAGGTCGTCGACGGACGCCGGGGCGCTCGTGCCGCTGGGCGCGGCGCCCGCGGCCTCCCCGCCGTCGGGGACCACCAGCACGTGGAGGGGGCCGTGAGCCGTGGGGACGACGTCCTCGGGGGCGACGGGGTGGGAGGTCCACCGGGCGAACAGCGGTGCGACCACCACCCGGTGGCGCCGCTCCAGCCGGACGCCCAGGCGGCTCGCGGCCGCACGCCGCGCCCCCGGGGGCAGGTCGGGGTCGAGCAGGACGGCCATGTCCCGCCGCTCGAGCAGCTCCGCCCGCCCCCTCCCGTGGCGGATCCTCAGCGCGAGCGCGAGGCGGGTGAGGATCAGGGAGTCGTGCTCCTCC
This portion of the Quadrisphaera setariae genome encodes:
- a CDS encoding agmatine deiminase family protein gives rise to the protein MPAEWERHARTWMAFPPPNATFGEAGGADLQRARVAWSRVANTVVGFEPVRMLVSPDDAAAARELLDPRVQLDPVGLDDSWLRDSGPTFVRGASGLEAVDWTFNGWGAQCWAVWDQDALAARHVAQLAGVPVTSSSLVQEGGGLHVDGEGTVLLTDTVQLDPHRNPEWTREQVEAEVHAQLGTSKAIWLPRGLTADYGEFGTRGHVDIVAAFTAPGQVLVHTQTDTGHPDHEVSTEVLELLRAATDARGRRLQVTELLAPRTTEVDGELVDFSYVNHYVANGVVVLCGFADERDAAAARVLAEAYPGREVVLVDARDIFAFGGGIHCITQQQPA
- a CDS encoding TetR/AcrR family transcriptional regulator, which codes for MARPTSPLLSRGAILAAALDLVDADGDFTMPRLARSLGVSASSLYHHVPGGRSDVVEGLRNLVCAGRMPTQRTGSEDWRAFAERWARGYRGAMAAHPHVVPLLTAQTVSDPEVLSSYEALVDVLVQDGFDDATALHVVAALDCFVLGSALDAGAPAQVWDDDAEHRPRLSRAVDAARAQPGDRSAATFELGLTSLLSGLELVRGQDPVRR
- a CDS encoding PucR family transcriptional regulator; amino-acid sequence: MQELQRRLEALDPDASHALRIIAAFDELVVGGVGTRGLLSAAASMAGCTAGFRQDQPAVCKRVAASGALLDPSPALKASVAIDGQAVWLEREGPAEEHDSLILTRLALALRIRHGRGRAELLERRDMAVLLDPDLPPGARRAAASRLGVRLERRHRVVVAPLFARWTSHPVAPEDVVPTAHGPLHVLVVPDGGEAAGAAPSGTSAPASVDDLPRALLAAVTALRLWDPDCGGTSRAEHYGGLVDLLVDLPDDAARSDVDRLEPLAALSWGAATLDALVQAVSVRHAARLAYVHHSTMHQRLQDVVAALGYDPLVGYGRARLGVAWLRWRLRHSTVLTAPDAGQGRSSACLPVPRSAP